The following DNA comes from Ochotona princeps isolate mOchPri1 chromosome 8, mOchPri1.hap1, whole genome shotgun sequence.
GAGGTGACTCTGACCCACAAGGACGCGGGAGCCTTCTCCCAGGCCTGACCTTCCCTTGAGACGCAAACAGGGGCTTCTAAGAACCAGCTGACCAAGCACCTGAGCCCAACAGCACAGCCAGAAGTGGCAGGCTGCAGGGTCCCGGGGTACTCCCTTACAGGATTTGGACACACCATCTGCTTTCTCTCAGGTCCTAGCCCAACCTGCAGATCACAGCGCAGACATCTTGCAGGACCTGAGGATGTGAGGTGTGCATCCGGGCAAGTTTGTTCAGTCCTCAAAAGGCTGCCGAGTACCCCCAGGGTCTGTCCTTGTCATCATGCAAGCAGAAACCCAGAAGCTCTGCTCTGCAGCCAccaggggaaggcagggagcGAGGAAGGGAGGAGCAGCACAGTGGCCAGCCTCTTCCGGGGTGCCTGGGGCCATCTTTCCATCTGAGCCCTTCTGAGCCTCAGATGCCAAAACAGATACACTTGACTCGCAGGGCCATTTTCTAAATACTGACTGAGTGACTATAATTAAACACgagagaagacagaggaggaCGTGGCCTAAGTCTGAACCCCCACATCACTAGGGCAGCACTCTGCAAGTGGAGACTGCCAACGGTAGTGACTTCATGCTCCAGGAACTCACCGAGCTCAGGGCATGGCTCACCCATAATGGTACGTTTATCAACCACTGCAGGCAGAGCCTCCACTTGGGGAGCACTCGCCCCACCCTGTGAGTCACAGGAGCCTCTCATGGCAGCCTCACAGCAGAGGGGCCAAGAGGACTTCCGCTGTGGGGACACTTCAGCTCACACTCCTTCGGTGACTTTTCCAAAACCACAAGTGGTATAGCTGGGGTGAGTCTAGAACCCAGATCAAAGGGAGCTGCTCGCTGCCAGCTCCACGAACAGCAAAGGGCACACTGCAGGTTGAACCGCAGGCTGGGTGTCACCTGCCCGAGTTTGGTTTGCAGAACCGTCGCAGGCACATGGAGTCCCCGCACTATTGGACCTATATCTGCAAGGGTGGCCAAGCACACACAGCTGGAAACACCACCATCTGCCACCTTGGCCTAAGGAGTCGGTGCGCAGGTAGGGGTCTTTCTGACTAGGAGGGGCTCAGCCAACCTCACTTGCAATCAGAGAACACCGCTGTGCAAGGGGCAGCTGGGTTACCCGAGGCCTCACAGTGGTGCCTGCAGAATGATCTCCAATGCCTGACCAGCCCACCTCCAACAGGGCCAGTGCATAAGGGGTTTGAGAGCAGGCAGACTTCACAGGTAACTGCTCCAAAGTCTTGCAGATTTCAGCCCTTGCTTCCTTGCACGGTTGATGTTATCAGGACAGAATGGAAGCATTACCTCAGCTCTACTGCACGTGATGCCATGAGGCTCAGGGGTCACAGCTCGTGGGGACACAGTTCAGAGAGGGCCCGTCCCCTAACTCCTGCACTCACACTGCTTGCCACCGGAAATGCTTGACAGCTGCTTCCCTCTTGGCCACCACTCGAGTGACTCTGCCATGAAACTGGAGAAACAAGGCAAGACACAAAACCAGACACTTTTCATTctagaagccagagagagagggcaagacaAGAGGCCGCCAGAGACGCTCCACTGTCACAAAAAGCTGATGGCTGGGTGGGGAACAAAACTCCCCATGAGCCTCTGATGAGAACATTCACAACACCCTGGAAAACCAAAGTGATCTTCTCAAGGCTGCCAAGACAGTGACACCTGCCACACTGCCAAGTTCACAAGGACCCCAGCACAACAAACAGCAGGAAAGAGGCTTGAGAGTGGAAGAGCACTTCCTAGGCTGGCCCCGCCTCAGTCTGGTCACTTAACCCCTGCGTAGCCCCTGCAACCTCACCAATCCGATGGCAGCAgggcggggtgggagggaggagtgggatcCATTCTCCCTGCTGCAGGTTCCATAAAGTTTTGAGATGGGATGCGGCAGAGGTATGCTGGCCAGCTTCCTTGCGGTGGCTTACAGCCCTGGTAAGAGGGGAAGATGCTCTGCGAAAATAAAAGACTCCGATGCAACACGCTTGCGTCAGGAGACGTTCTGGTTTCACGGCCACACACACCTCCTGCCCTCTCTCTGCAAAGGACCACTCTCTCACAGAAGCCAGAGGTGCTCTGTGCTGAACACCACACTCCTTGCCATGGAAGCTTCTGCATGGGGGTGTCCATTCTCCCTGGGTCCTGAGCCATCACAGCTCACCCTCAGCACCTAACCCGCCTTCTCCTAGCGGGGAAGCGGCGAGGCTTGGGACAGAGGGCAAGGAGGCAATGCCTTCAAGGCACCCTCCCTGCTTCCTTGGCAAGGTGAGAATCTGCCTCTGGGCACAAACCCAGACGGCTGACCCTGTGGAGTCCACTTCAGCTCTCTGCATTCTATGGCAGGGGACATCCCCTCCACTGACTGTTCACAAACACGCAGAGACTGGGGGCCAGGGGCGCAGTAGCTCTGAGACGCCACCTGCCACTTACTGAGGCCTGAGCACTCCTCGCGGGGAGGCATCAACGACAAGCTCAGACACACATTGCCTGGGGAGGGGGGCACACGCTAGCCTCGGGCCCTGGGGAGACCGATGTCGGACTTGGGAGCTTGGCTTTCCTTCTGCTCTTCCATGTGGTGTAACTTTGAGGTTTCATCACCTTGTGCTGAGGTCCTCGCGTGTGACACGCCCTGTGCTCAGCTCCAGGAGTTAATCCACCATCCCAGAGCAAGCAGTCAAAGTCCTCAGCTGTGGTGGCTGCAGCTAGGGGAAGGACACACAGGGGGAGAGGGCCACTGTCAGATGCCTCAGGGCTTAGACACAATCTCCTGCCTGTGGGAGAGACCCCCAGAatcccagagctgggctgggagtgagTGTGGGCTAGGCCAGACCCAGTCCAAGGTCACAGAGGGTACTGAAGGCAAGAGCGGCATCAGACGTTGGCTGTGCAGTGCCAAGAGCGGGAGTGTGTGAGGCGGCAGGCCAAAAGAAAGATTCACTAAATCTCAAGACCACGTCTATTCTGATTGGTTAACACAAGGTCAAAGCCTTCACCAAAGACCAGGACACTGACTGCTGAGCATGACCACGAGTCTTCCCCTCGGGGGGGTAACAAGGAGGAAGAGCCACCAGCCTCTGCAGGCgctggagcccagcagccctCTGCACCTGGCATCCTTGGCGGAATGATAAAAGccaacaaaacaactccacgtggatTAAAGCTAACTTCCAAATGCTTTCCACACAGTAACTTCCTATTTGCTCCAATCCACGAAGATGAGCAAAACCTCAGCACATGTTGCTAGGTCTTATCACCGGGGTACCACTGGGttccactgcactggccctggaTGAAGTACCTGAACAACCCTGGGCACTGGCCCCGCAGGTGCTCATCTGCGGGTGAACCGAAGGAACAAGGTGCTCTCAGATCTGAGCGAGGCTGCTCAGCAGCAACCGCCCGCGGCTCTCTTCCAGGAGGTCTGAGGATGCTCAAGGCAGTTGAGacgaaaaaaaaattttaatcccATGAGCAGGACGCACAGGCGGAGCCTCCCGGTCAAGTCTTGGCACACAGAGAGCAAGGAAAATCCAGCTCTCCTTGCATCCCACTAAAAATgcacatcttaaaaagaaacaagtgcTCTGAGGAGTTTCCACAATCAAAGTCAGCTGCGAGAGAACGCAGGGCCTCGGCGAGGTCGGCTAAGTAGAATGTAATGAGCAAATGGCACAAGCATGAATGGAACCCAGATGCCCAGCGTCCTGTGCAGCTGTCTCCTAAAATAACCATGACCTTCACAGCGTCCTGCACTGACCACTGGGAGTGTTCTCACCTGAACACCAGGCCTGCTGGCAGTGACGGAAGCACAGCCCCCTTTCAAGTCTTAGCTGCACAATCTCCTAGGAAACCCTTCCTGaccccttgcccagccctgggtaGAACCCACATCTCCATATCAGGGGATGCCAACAGGGCCTCTGTCCCTTTAAGGCCTGTCACACTTCCTATACAGGTCAGTTTTGTCTCTTTCATTCATCCCTCCCAATAGGAAGAAAGCTTGTGATTCATACCTCACACACACTTAGGAAAGAGctagtgaatgagtgaatgaatcaaTTAGAAAGGAATGACTCCAGGCGGCCGCACGTTCAGAGGGTGTAGCATTCCCAAACTCCTGTCTTTATTGTTGCTGAAAACGTCACTTAGACTTGCAGCCACTTTCAGAACACAGGATATCAGCAAAGCTATGCAGAGGGCCACAGCTgatccacccccagcccccgcccCGTGGCGTGTCACTGTCTTCAGAGTAGCAGCTATTTGCTTTCCAAGGACACCTCTGGATTGCACAATTTGCATATCTTTGTCCTCCTGCGCTTTGTTCCCTTAGCCTGGACAATAAGCTGCCAAGCTGTTCATTTCAGCCTTTCAAGCAATCAGGGACACAAAACCAGCCGAGGTCTGGGGACCCCACAAGGCCCCCGAACCTTACCTCTCCTCATCCTTAAAGATGAATTTCCGCAGCTTGAGGTCACGCAGCACCAGCCCCCCGTCGTGGCAGTGGGCCACGGCAGAGGCGATCTGGTAGAACAGTctggctgcctcctcctccctcagcttCTTGCAGGTGCGGACGAAGGAGTGCATGTCCCCATAGCTTCGCTCAAAGAATACGTAGGCTTTGGTCTCGCCCAGAAGGATTTCGGTGATCTGGTTGATGTTGCTGTGGGCGGACAGGCAAAAGCACGGGGCCAGGGACTCCTGGTAGCAGCTGATCTCAAAGACCTACGGCGGGAGGAACCACAAGACCACAGTGAGCCACCAAATCGCAGAACTCTGACCCCTGCTGCCCTCGTGGGCTTGGAAGATGACAGAGCAGAGGAGACCTGGACCCAGGCCACAGCAGTCCGGCCTCCTACCAGCAGGACTGCACACAGGCCCTCAGCATTTGACTCACGGTGTTTGGAACATCCACCTGAGATAATGAAGGTGAACCAGGGCTGCCAATCAATCACCCATTTGTGGACGAACTGAGATGAAATTGGAGAAAGCGACTGTCTCTACGTAACAGTGTCTTATTCAACTTAAAAAGGGAAACTATGTAATCTGAACAATTATCAGATGAAATAGCTGGACTTTGCCTAACGGTTACCTAAATTCAATAcgttcattttacagatgtgaaaactgaggtttggaCAGAAAGTCAAAGCTGAGCCCTCATGGcagagctggggatgggccacGGCCACCTTTAGTTTATTGGAAAGCggtagagacagagatacagaaagagagagagagagagagagagagagagggagagagagatcttccaatctgctgcttccctctccAAATCCTCCCACGGGAACAAGGCCTGGGGCAGGCCGAATCTAGGCGcctgaaactcagtctgggtcttccactggGGTGACAGGGACTCCAGTGCCTACCAAGTTGCCTGTCGCCtcctaggatctgcattagcaggaggctgggctggaagcagagtagctgggacctgacccaggcactgtgatagaagaggatgctggcacctcaggcatTTTCTTCGCTTGCCCACAGAGCTTTCTTTACTAGCAAGTGATTGGcttcttccctttcttgcttCATCAGATATGTGACTAGATGACTAGTTATTCAATAATTTCTGTGACTCATAATTAGCATGCAAAATGCCACCACCTTGTGGAGTTGCCAGAAAACACCCCAGCAACACCTTTGGAAACAGACCTATGGGATATGAGTACTATAGGAAGGTGTTGAGGTGAGGAAGAGAAACTTCCATTCACTGCAAGCCACATGCTACATTAagagcagagtgcctgggctgggaGTGTGGTCTCCCAAATGCCCTGGCCTGTGGCAGGGCTGAAGGCATGTACTGTGTGCCTGAGCCGGGGGGCTGGTGTGGGCTACGCTTGTGGACAGTCTGGACAGCGGCAGCCCCGTAAGACACAGCTAATTATGCACCTCACGTTACCAGTTCGTAGCCGTGGAGCTGCTGCAAACGCTGCTGCCGTGGTTATAACACAGGTGCTTAATCATCACTTTTCAGTGCCGTGGGGAAAAGGCTGCACCCCAAATCAGCAGCCCGCAGGCTCTGACAGCGGCTAGCCCATCACCTAGATGAAACGAACAAGGCCCTGTGGCTCATTGACCTTCCTCCCCCTCACAGAGGCTGACTTGGGTCACCAGCATCCTCTCTGGGTCCTGACCCCACACGGCCATCGGCTCACGGCTCTGGCCCCTCACGGCTCTGGCCCCTCACAGCTGAGGATGTCCACGCTCAGAGGCAAGCACAGCCGGCTTCCCTTTGAGCTGGATTCCCAGATTTTTCAAAGCCCATTCAGAGACACCGACTgccatttaaaaattcatgaattaaGGTGCTTGAAGcgccaaaatggaaaaaaaaaaaaaaaaatctgtgagtcAAACAGCTAGTGAGAAGCTCGGGAGGGCTGGTGCTAAGTCAGGCCGAGGAAGTTCACAGTAACATTGTGAATGAACCGTAATGAGGCATCGcaggaaagcagcacagctgCTGCCACTGGAACCTAGAATTTAAGAATGAATGCTTCAACATCTCCCGGGACCACAAATCACACCCTGATACTGTCAAAGGATGACCTCAGAGCGGTGACCTCAGAGGCCCGTTCAATTAGGAGGAATCTGAAATGCCTGAGTCAACAGTAATAGCCAGACTGCTGGCAGCAAAGACCTGGGGAAGCCTCCACCATCGCGCAGAGCAGTGCACGCTTGCAGGGGCTCCTGTAAACACGCTGTGTTATATAATGAGGGCAGCGTGGCCGGAGCTCGGGGCTGCAGCCAGCGCCCAAACAAGTGGGCTGATTTATAAAATAgcctctctgattttttttaaataaaaataatgagagatgatttttctaaaaatactttcagcctgcttcacttctgaaaaACTGAAtggacacagaaaggaaaaatccATCAAATATGACCAACGTGGCTTGCAAACAACATAGCCATAATCCTTCCTCTGCTGAAACAGAACCGATTCCAAGATGGTGGACAGAGGTACAAAAAGTAAAATGAGCACTGATGCTCTCTCCCTCATGGGAACAGGACAAACTTTTTTTTGTAGCCATTTCAGGCATTGGTGGGTTTTGTATTGCTATAGAAATCATCACCTAATTTTGTGATCACTTGATTTTGTACAAAAGCAAGCCACACATCTGGCTGCCAGCTTCTTTACATTGGTGAGTGTGGAGCTTGAGTTACGTAATGTGACAGCTCAGATAAGGCAGTCAGATAAAGCCATCAGTAACAAGGTTTGCAGAAGAAAAAGACAGGGTGCCCCTTCTGCCAAGATAGTCATGATGTCAGTCTGCACAGCAGCTACCAGGACTTCCATGAAAACGATGCAGCCACACACTTCCTGCAGCTCCTTTCATGTGCTTAGCCAAAGAAGGCACACAGACACAACCACCAGGTTGGACGATTTTGTGGAGAGGACCCCAAAAGCTGACTCCCTCCAAATCACCTCCCTGAGCAGCCTTTGCTAACACACAGCATCTGTGCGTTTAATCTGCTTTTGTGACAGTCTCTTTTTCTTGGGCCAGCACTGCCCTAGGAAACCTGAACCCTACATGGTACAaaacatcagcagggacctgacCCCCGTGAGCCTCTCACGGAGCCCTCGAGTGGATCAGCAGCTCACACTGCAGGCTGACAACCTGCTATGCTCCTGCGAGCAGCGCCCACAGCACTGACAACCAGGCACAGCACAGAGGCTGCTGTGTCTTCAAGCATGACCTCTGTCAAGCCCAGCAATGATACTGCACTTAAATCTACTCACAGTCGCGCTGTAATTGGTGAGGGGCTGATTCCATCTTTGCCATCACTGACGGAGAGGATGAAGTACAGTGTTAGGCCAGAGGGCAGGTCTGCAAAGGACCCTGTGAGGTCAGCCCCACAGTGAAATATGTCCTGAGGAATcggaagggaaagggagaaaaggggtgcaggggccagagtcccctccagtcttacacaAGGAGATAACGGCGAGAGGCTCCTGCGGAATCCAGCTGCAGAGTCTCTTTACTTAAAAGCATCTTCAGCCtttggaaaatattaaaatgctgCACTGAAGTTGAGCAAAAGGAGTGAGAACACTCGCTGCTGGGTGACTGTGCGTATTTCATGGGAGGCTGGCAGCTCTGTggaattcattcatttcaaaggATGACTGTCCTATTGTGCAACATCGCAGGACTTCTGAGAATCCAACCCAGCTCTGAACTGCCTCCTGAATTTTGCTTAACCGGGCACAGTTGCTCTGGGTCtcaagaaatcagaaaagatACAAAACACCCAAGGCTCCATCCAAGCAAAAAGCCATCTTTAAAGATTTCTCCTTAAGGTTTGAGTTGAACAATCTCAGAAATGACTGGAAAGCTGCACCAAcacgcatttttttttttttttcaatgaaaagacTCCAGTAGGAAGTAAGGCAAGTTCACAAAGCAGCCTGCAGCTCCTGGTCCAAGCGCGGTGGTGCGTCCTCAGCTCAGCTGTCAGACTGCACAGTCCTCGCTCCCCTCCCCCACGGAAAACACTAAGCAAGCCCAGATCAAACGACAATGGATTCTTGATCTGTGTCCAATTCTGGGTACCAACGTGTTccactgaacctttttttttctctctggaaaCTCTTCCCCACTTCCTCCCCATGTCTGGTGCCCTGTGAGtgcacacaaagacacagaggcAATCCCACAGGCATAATCCAGGCACTGTGCAGGCTCAAAGACAAAAAGGTGCCGCGCTGTCCTCAGCAGTATGTACCTGCTGATCCCTGGGGCTCCCAAGGGCCAACCTCTAAAATACCGCGCAAGGTGTGTGCTGATGGGGGGACGTGCAGGCACGGAAATCCAGACAGGAAAcgaaacgggggggggggagggagagggggccagagagaaagagagagaaagaaatttcctCTTCATCAAACATGCCCCTGAGGCTTTGATCTCCACCCGAACCTGCCATCCAGGCAGCAGGCAAACGCCAGGTCTTTGTAAGCCTCCTCCCTGCACCGGGCCCCTGGGTGCAGCCCGAGGGGACACCTTTGTGTGACTCTCAGAAAGGGCACCTTCGGAACAAAGGTTTAACACCTGCAAGGGGCGCGAGAACAATGGCTGTGAAAGGAGCCCAGGCAAGTGAATCTTAAAATTAGCCGGGGATTCCCTGCTCCAAGCTTGAACAGGAGGGGATGAAACACTTAAGCAACCTACCATCATCCCCAAATCCCGAGTCCCTGGGCAACGGGCCCTGGCCCGGCTCAGTGAAGCTCCAGGAGCCGCTGCAACACGCGAGTCCGGGCCCCCCCTGCTCAGTCCCGCGCCCTCCCCACCTCAGGCTCTCCCCAAAACGCCCCCGCGGCAGCCCGCCCCATTGTCTGGAACGGTCTAAAAACTTCGCAACTAGTCCAACAACAGCAGATAAACGACCCAAGCAGGGAATCCAGGCCACCAACCCGCCGACCTCCTTCCCCCGAGGCTCCAGGGCTCCGCGACCTCCCACTCCCGCCGACCCCTGCCTAAGGGccggaagatttttttttcttttaaaccccAAACCCAAAGCCCTGGTGGGGCTCCCTACCTTGCACACCAGCTCCTCTCCGCTGTGCAGATGCACCGCACGGAAAACGTGGTCTCCCTCCAAAGGCTCCAACAATAAGTATTTCCCGATGCAAGAAACGCAATGCGACAAGTTCGGAGTCTCAGGCGGGCTCGGGGAGCCGAGGTTCGGGCTGAAACTCTGGCTGGGCTCCGCGGACCTTACAGAGGACAACTCTTCGAAATCCTGGGTTTTGTTCCGCGATCTCCCATATCTCGCTATTGTGATAGGGGTGGACCTGTGTATGTTCATGAGTGTGGGGATCGCGCACCGCAAACAAAAAGACCCGCCGGAGGAACGAGTCGCGAGCGGGCGAGCGCGGCTGCGGGCGCCTCGGTGTCGCGGGTTACCAGTAGAACGGGACGTAGGGCTGCTTCGAAAAAGAGCCAGGAATCCGCAGCCGGGCGCCTCAGGGCACCTGGTCTGCTCCGAGCCCGGTCCCGGAGGCACTCGCTGCGCAAGCAGCCCGGGTCCTTTTGTTACCCGGAGCCGCCAGGAACGCGCAGCGGCTCGctcgctctccctctccccagcgCCGGGCAGGAGGAGCCGCCGGGCCGCGGAGGCGGAGGCTGCAGCGCCGGGTTTCCCGAAGCGGCGCCCGGGCAGCCTTCGGGATCGCAGACGGGGCGGAAGAGCCCGGCGTTGGCTTCGTCTAGTCCAGGGGGAGCGCACGGCGGCGGCGCGGACTCCACGCGTTGCAAACCAAACAAAAAGGCAGGAGGAAATCGGCTCGGGTCTGCCGGCTCGCGACGCACGGCAGCCAGAATCCGCGCTGCACCCCCTTTTTTGGTGGAAAGGGTGGGGGGCGTGGAAGGGAGGGGGTTGCCGAAGAGGGCAGTTACCTACGTTTCAACTGTAGATGGCGTCTGAGGCTTTCTCAAAATCGCAAgagctctcaaaaaaaaaaaaaaaaaaaaattaagcaagcaCAAAAAGAGAATAGCAAGGGAGCATTTAACTTGGAGCGGCCAGCAGCTCGGtcaacaacagcaagaagaaaaagatcGCCAGCGCGGGGCACAGTGGTGGCGCGGGTCGGGTGCGGATTCCGCGACCCCGCCGGGGCTGGCCCGCCGCGCCGAGCTCAGCACAGGCGCATGCTGCAGCCGCGCGCCCGC
Coding sequences within:
- the TRIB2 gene encoding tribbles homolog 2, coding for MNIHRSTPITIARYGRSRNKTQDFEELSSVRSAEPSQSFSPNLGSPSPPETPNLSHCVSCIGKYLLLEPLEGDHVFRAVHLHSGEELVCKVFEISCYQESLAPCFCLSAHSNINQITEILLGETKAYVFFERSYGDMHSFVRTCKKLREEEAARLFYQIASAVAHCHDGGLVLRDLKLRKFIFKDEERTRVKLESLEDAYILRGDDDSLSDKHGCPAYVSPEILNTSGSYSGKAADVWSLGVMLYTMLVGRYPFHDIEPSSLFSKIRRGQFNIPETLSPKAKCLIRSILRREPSERLTSQEILDHPWFSTDFSVSSSGYGAKEVSDQLVPDVNMEENLDPFFN